The DNA region AGGCATCAGCAAATTTGCTAATACGACAGGATTACTaagagaagagagggaaaagagttTCATGAGATGTGTGGAGAGTTTTATCACCATAACACTTCTCCGGCACAGTTACAAATTCTCGGTTACTGTACAGTAAAATTGTGCATTGAGACTAGCCTTAGAAATTACTCCCTCAGCTCAGGATCAAACGTTTGTAGATTTAACTGTAAATAGCAAAAAAATTATAAAGATTGATAATAATATTAAAATCATGTCAATAAATTCATCATGAAAACAACTATCATAATATGTAACTTTTTCCATTTGGAATAAATATTTTTAGAGGTATTGTTAGTTAAAATAAAAAAGGCTTGATTTAGGATAAAGATAAACATAGTTATATTCTAGGATAGAGGAGTAGGATGTAATAAGAAGATTGCAGGAGTTGTGAATGCTTTAGAAAAAAGAGGTCATGAGCAGAGTTTCATATACACCAAAAAGACTACATCTTTAGTACTACCATAGTTAGGATGTAATAAGAAGACTACACAAATTATCAATGTTTTAGAAAAAAGAGATCATGAGCGGAGTTTCTAAAACTCCAAAAAGACCACTGCTTTTGTAACACCATGGTTATCGGAGCTATAATTTGTTGCACTCAAATACTTTTAGTTTTTGAAACCAGAGTAACCTGTAAAACACGTACATACTTAGTTGTGAAGCCAGGGTTTCATTAGAGATGGTGTCATTGGAGCATAGATGGACAAGCAAGTTAAAACCCAAAAGGTGTGAGGAAGAAAGTTGGCTAGTATATTTTAGTGGTGTTGAAGTTGAGGTATTTCTCTCAGTTTTTCTAACATCATTTCAACTTTACAAGAAATTTGATACTCCCTCTATTCCAAAATGTAGATTGTTTTGGGATTTTTGAGTCATAGTATTTGCTATGTATATATTAACCTAATAAGAAAATTAATTGGTGTGAGGGCTTTTACTCTTCTTGTACTTTTATTTAGTTCGGGGAACGGAATAGGTTGATCAACCACCATCTTGTACCATGAATGCACATGATTAGTGTAAACACGATGGATGTAATTATCAAACCAAATTGGGATCAATTCACAATAGACCGTTTATATAAGGGGTGGTAACGGATCATGGTCCTAATCCTGTCTTCACAATCTAATTTGGAccttatatatttttagtttaaaattaTATAAGATTAGAGCCTGATCTTTTAGCGTCCGGTCCTTAAATTATGTAGGCTAAAATTTAAACTTATTTACCTAGGATGAGATGATCCGTCAAACAAACACCCCACCATTAGCCTTGCTTGGGCGATGTGTACAAGCTTTCTATACATGGTGTCCCCAAAGCTCGCTAGTCCCCATATCCTAATATCCTTATGTGATATATAGCGCTCCTGTTTTTCCCTAAAAAAAAGTCTGCTCCTGTAATTTAACATCGCCCGTTATAGAGAAGGTAAGGAGTAAGGAGCGAGAGGAGTACGGAACATACACTCGACTCTACAATAGAATTTTCACTTTACCGTAAGTAAGAAATAATCACTCCAGAGTCCAAGACCACTCTAGAATCCATGTGGATTCACCGAAGCCGACAGTGTTTTAGATCACTTAATTTGATCATAGCTTTACCTACACGGCCATTTAGCCCGTTTAATTTACACATCGTGTAAACGCTACGTAGTCTATTTAATTATCCGTTTAACCCCTTTAACCTGTTCAAATAGTCATTTAGCTCAAATAAAGAGTTAAATGCTAGGTGTCGACTGTTTAACATTTAGCGTTCAGCGCTTACGATAACATTGATCACTAATATGCCAATGAAAACCGAGTACTATGTAATATAATATGTAATATAAGATATCATAAGATATCGATTGTAGTTTGCTTGTTCATAACACAAAAGGACTTTATTATTCATAAAATTAAACATAGTAGCTGATATTTTTCATATGCCTGCACCAATATCAGCATAACGCTACTAGTTTTTTCTAACGACGGATCAAAAGGTAACCCGCTCCTACAAATAGAACGCGGTTATTGTAGCATCCGACCCGCCTTTAGAAAAGTATTTTTAGGGGGCGGGTGATGGTGTCACCCGCCCCTTGAAATGGGCACCATTTTCAGGGATAAGTGACGGCGTCACCCGCCCCAGAAAATGATATTTCTTGAGGCGGGTGACACAACCACCCGTCCATGAAAATGGTGAAAATATTTAGGAgcggtgatggcgtcacccgcctctaaaaatgtatttttagggATAGGTGATGGCATGATCCGCCCCACAAATAGCCCTACataaaaaaaaatttataacttaTTCATATAATTTCGGATGAAGTCatactttatatcaaaattgtagaggCTGATGTGGTATAAATCTTTGTAGTTGATAATATTTTCATTTATAGTCATTTAATGATCCAAAAAAAATTATAAGTTCGTTAATTTTAAAATCTagaagttttgatttttttttcgaACAACCTCGGATATAGAGTAGATCCTTGTCAAAGGTAATATCTAAAATTTTATAGTTTATATATTATTCATTTAAGATCTTTTAGAATCACAAGATCAGTTAATAGTTGGACCCTATATAtggctatgactatatagtatctcatacaCCTCAAATCATACTTTGAGATTTACACAATCTTAATCtctatatacactgaaatatacttggtatattttttatctatagttcacaataaccatagtttagaagtttctttttttatttattttgatatatgtaaatatttaaataaatttttggaataaaataggAAAATATTTCTAGGAgcgggtggtggcgtcaccTACCCCTAGAAATCAAttttagagttaatataaaagaatagcataccTTATAGAGTCACAAATGATTATGTAGTGTGATGAAGAAAAAGGTAGGCGCGAGATTTGAGGTATGTGATTCAAACCTCGGATCatgcaagtgtgcatatttcgtCAAAAAAATTATACCTAACTATAGGGGGCTTGTCGTGGTGGCTGGCtggaatatttttttcttttttctttttctatttttgattttttttaaaaaaatagaaatTGATTTGTACGAACGGGTCACGGTATAACCCGACTTTAGAAATTGATTTTTAGAGACAGAAGTGTTACTCATCTctataaatataaatataaatataaatagtTATTTACAGCTACGAGAAGCAGGGGTAGGAATACGATTCTACCCTACGAGAAGCAGGGGTAGGAATACGATTCTACCCGTTCCTAAATATTATTTTTGGTAGCAGTGCAAAGTACGTTCTGGTACATCGACGCACGAGCTCCAAAATAGATTTAATGTCACTACACGGCACTGGATTTATTCGACGGGTGCGTGCGTGCGCGGCATATGCCGGCCTAGTGCGCGATGGCTTCACCGCCTGAGGAAGCAGCGGTCTGGTTGACGACGAGCTCGAGCCCCTGCACGGCAGCGCCAGAGGAGCACGCGCCGCTCTGGCAGCCGGCGCCGCAGAAGTCGTCACCGAGGCCGCAGTACCCGTACTTGCTGCAGCAGTAGTTGTTGGCGCACGCCGCGCCGTCGTCGGCCCGCCCGCCGCACTGCCAATCGGCGGAGCAGGCGCCGCTCTGGCAGCCGTCGCCGCAGTACTCGAGCCCGAGGCCGCAGTACCCGTTCACGCTGCAGCACAGGTTGTCGGGGCAGGGCCGACCGCCGGCCTGGCTGCCGCAGGTCCGGTTCGCGCGGCACGCCCCCGCTCTGGCAGCCCTCGCCGCAGAACTCGACGCCGAAGCCGCAGTACCCGTACTGGCTGCAGCACTGGTTGGCGTCGCAGGTCGCGCCGCCGGCTAAGTGGCCGCACTTCCTGTTGGGGGAGCACGCGCCACTCTGGCAGCCCTCGCCGCAGTACCCCTTGCCGATGCCGCAGCGCCCGTCCTGGCTGCAGCACGTACATGTTGCTCGGGCACAGCATGCCGCCGGTCTGCCGCCCGCACTgctcgccggcgagcgcgccggcgccggcataGGCCACGGCGAGCGCGGCCAGCAAGAATGTTGCCCTCATCATTGGCTGCATTGGCAGCTTGATTTCCTGGACTTGAGCTGAGTGGTGGTGTGCAATGGCCTAGGACGCCCCGGCCTTTTAAATCAGCTGCGCCGCATGACTTGCACAGTTGCACGTCACAGGGATGATCGACAACGACTGAATCACAGATCATGGCATGCATTCACGGAACAAAAATATAGAGAGAAAACTGACATGCATATGTACGCATCGATGTCTACTAGGTACTGAATTATACTTCCTGTCTGGTGCATCGATTCAATATTTTACCGTTGCACACTAGCGTTTTTTTTCTCTGGCGCAGTTGGAAATCCTGTTTGGAAGGCTGGTTTTAGATCTAAAACTGGTGAAAATTACCAGCTAGGAAAAGTTACCGGTGAAACAAAAAAAGATCTGCTTGGATGATCGGTAACGCTAATAATTTTACAACGAAAAAAACTCAGCAGGCGATAATTATTTCTCCAGGAGTTACCCAAACAATATATTTCAAGGGAATGAAAATCTGGTTCGCTTATTGTGCACAACAAATTACATGTGGAAGATAATAACAGGTGAAATATAATTTACAAATCTTCCATATAGGCCTTAGACAAATATTGATTACTTACTGCAAGTGGTGAAAATATTGAGTTCAGCGACGCTGACGCACATTAGGTCCCGGGAAGCTCACCTAGTGGAACTTACAAAATAAAAGAGTAAATTCTATCCACCATACAAGAACTTGTATGCTTATATCATTTTTGTCCAGCAAGTTGCAAAATATACAAATGGATACAAAAACTTATCAAATGTGTGCATGTATGGTCACATATACGTCAAGGGTATTTTTACCATGGAAACTAGCTAGGTGACCTTAACTTTGGCCACAAATATTAATTTGAAGGAGGGCAAAAAATTATGTTGCCATCCACAATAGTTAACAGATTCTTACCAATCTTCTGAAATTTATGGTATTCTAATGCTGCATATGTATATAAGTACATAAATCAGTTGGGTTTACGGCTGGAAATCAGCTAGCATGTTATGATATTCCATGATACTCAATGTTAAACAATGACCAAAATTAGAAAATATTTTTCAGGAAGCTATAGAAAGATATTGTTTCAACCCTTATGATTCACTGCACTGAATATTTTATTTAGCGCACTGATACCGCTTAGTATTGATCAACTTGAAACCTGTGTTAGACAATTTATTTTTTTGCTTTTCTTTTCTCAAAATTAATACTCGTGACCTAAGTACAGTTACCTAACCTGTCACTGTGGTAATATATCTCTTGGTTGCGTACATATGACCATATACACACACATGTGACAAGTTCATGTTCCCATTTGCATTATTTGCAGCTTGTTGGACTAAAATGATACAACTATATACAAGTTATTGTATGATGTGTGCAGTTTActcaaaataaaactatatatttaaaaaatcaAACTGACCTATAATATGGAAGAGAGAGAGTTTATTCATTTTTGACCAAAGTAGGGGAACCTCCCACCTATTTTGTTTATTCAAGACCTATTTAATTCACTCTCTTAGAAAGTCGAATCTAGATCTGCTATTTTGTTTATTCAAGACCTATTTAATTCACTCTCATATAAAGTCGAATCTAGATCCGCTGGATGCTACTTAAATGCTCTAACCACAAGGCTAGAGACCCTATTGCAAGAGAGTATATTCAGTATACTTTTGCTATATCAAGGCATCTCCGGTCCTCGCTGGACCTTTAAAATCCACCTAAGCCGAACAGAAGTATTGTTCGCTGCTGCTCCAaatgaaataataaaaaattCAGAATTATGTGGTGGTTGAGCACTAGCGCTGCGTGCAACGCCCAACCGATCCTGTACGTGGAACAGCACATGGTTCGAATCGTCTGCACGCTTCGATTTTGGTTCTGACACCGAGCAGTCGGCTGCTACAACATGCTCAGTTCAGTTTAGTCGAACCATGCTTTTCCTCTGTTAGACAAATATTAAGGATTTATTTTGGTGGAGTAATTTTATTTTGTAAGAGTTCAAAACTACTAGAGTTTTTCTTATGCGTCCCTTTGGAACAAAGAAAATTCGAATGGAATGATTCCAAGGATTTTCGAGGATATTTCACATGAGTTCCAACCTCTTACAAAATTTTCGAGCACCATTTTTGGAACGAAAAGCTCACACGTGGTAGTACAACCATGCTTCTATCCAATAGTGCCATGGCAAAGTGGAGATGATGGAATTCGTAATTAAACTCATAGGAACTTTTTACTGCTAACTTGCATGTATATGTGACGTTATTGTTATAATATGCTCATTGAATAAATGGTTTAGAattatttttcatttttttaCAATTATAACATGATAATTTCTAGGCCCGAAGAGCCAAGCGGATGACTTCCTAatatatactccctccgttccatgAAACAAGTCATTCTAGTTTTGTTCTAACTCAAACTTTTTTTTTAACTTTCACCAAGTTTATATTGAAAACTATCAATATTTATAATACCAAATAAGTATTATTAGATTCAACATAAAGTATATTCTTAAAATAATTTTTTTTGATAAATTTTGATACTTTTCGTTATAAATATGATCAAGCTCAAAAAAAGTTTGAATACTGATAAAATTAGAATGAGTTGTTTTTTGGACAAAGACATGTTTTATTCTAAAATAGATTCATTATTTAGCTATTTGCtctcaaaattttatttaaaccaAATTAATTATTTACTAATTTTATtcttaatttaaatatttatTAGTTGTATTTAAATGTATTCTTCCATTTATTTTTATCCTAAATTGTGATATTTTTTAATTATATTTTAGGTGGACTCTTTGTTCATGTATTTTGTTTCCGCTCGCATGTGAATCCTTATTTGACGTTGACTCCTTACTTTAATAAGTTAGATTATCATAACCATCAATAGTGgagtttttttcttttcctataatgtggtaattcctAACCCTTGAGCATGGTAGCTTCTTTTAACTCTTAAATATTAGGATAAGGTAATAGACAATTTGAAACCGGATGGCCAAACAAGAACCAACTTATTGTCGAACTTTTATGCATTAATGTTATTCAAGATGAAAGAATATAGCCTTTTCAAGTGAACAACAACAATCATGAATCAACTTCAATACATTGAGCAAGGCAAAAACGCCAACCATTTATTACAGCAAACACTAATTGGAAGAGAGCAATATCTCAGGTTTACAACCAACGATGTCTCTAGGTAAAGAATGATTAGATTGTCTGACTCAGCCAGAGGAATCCCTAGGGATGGGCTCTTGTTCTGATTTCTCGGAGTTGTCCTCGAGCAACTTCCCATCTTTCGGAACAAGGCAAGGAATCCCATCTTCTATCTAGAGTCAGCATGAGCACAAAATAAGAGTGAAGGAAAAATTATCAACAAAATTACCAGTGCCGGGACCAAATGTTAATATACAGTTAAAATCGGTGCAAGATAGATGATTTACACAATAAGACACGATTTGAAATTGTTCAGAAACAGCATGTTCATAGATTCCACCATTGTGCAGTTCAATTTTCTGTCTAAGCATAAAAAATATCAGACTTGCTAGGGCCCGGACGTCCGACGTCCGGGTCTAGCATCGGATGGCAGCTCCCTTGGTAAAACTCCCACCGCAACATAGGTATTATGTTGCATGCAACATTTAAATTTTTTCATCAGATGCTAAAATTTGTTGCAACTTACAGAAATACCGTATGCAACCTCCGAAAAATTCTTCAACGACACATCAAAATATAGTTGCAACATAAGAAATATGAAAAGGATATCTCATTACCATCTAATCCGGAGAGAAAAAaaacaaacaacaaaaagatgaAAAAAATCTTAATGTTGCACATATTGGTATTGTTAGTTGCACATGTGACCTGTGAATGTTGAAAGAACAATTTATCATTGCAACATGGAAACGATACAATCTCAACATCCCAAATGATCTACTGcaacaaaataaaaaagatTCTAAGAAAATATATTTCTACAAGAATCTAATCCTGGATCCTCACCATAACACCTCAAATCAGCCATTGCAACAACCAGAATCAACTATTGAGACATCACAAATCTCAGAGGGAGAGAGGTAAGAAGAAACGGGAAGGGGACGCCAGCGACTTCCTCCACGAACCGCGCCAGCAAGTGCATGCGACAGGCAGATTGGCTGCAAAGGCACCAGATGCTCACTCGCCAGGAGAAGAGGGATGGAGGGAGAGGGAGCGAAAGAGGAGAGCGGAGGCGACAGGAGCGGGCGGGCGGCATGGGGAGAGGCTTCAGGAAATCAGGATTCAGGAGTCACTAGGTGCTAGCCGGATGGGTGCGTAGGATAGAGGGATGGAGGGAGATGGGAAGGGAGACGGACCACCATGACCTCACTGCTCTTGGGGCGGTCCATGACTCCATGGCGATGTCTGCGAAGCAGATGAGACAGATGCTGAATCCTGAATGGATAAAAAGCGAGACGAGGATGGGAGAAAATGTAGAAGCAGCGGCTAAATAAAAACTAATGCGGGAGAGAAATGCTGGTATGGTGGGTGCCTCGGTGGGATAAGTCTCACGTGGAGCCCATCTGATATTTGTACCAAGCATGAGACGCCCTACACTGAGCATTTCTGTTGATGCTACCGCGGAGCTGGCATGCGTCCGAGAAATTAAACTGTATCGGACGCCTGATATATAGCATTACCGAAAAAATATAAAATGGATGCAAATCATTTATCTGTTCCCCATTTTTCCAATTGTGATCAGTTCATTATGAGCCACTTGGTGCGTGCACCCTGATCATTTGATTTCCCACTCTCCCCATCTAGTTTACCCCGAGGACCACAATAA from Panicum hallii strain FIL2 chromosome 9, PHallii_v3.1, whole genome shotgun sequence includes:
- the LOC112872863 gene encoding LOW QUALITY PROTEIN: agglutinin isolectin 3-like (The sequence of the model RefSeq protein was modified relative to this genomic sequence to represent the inferred CDS: deleted 2 bases in 2 codons), whose translation is MQPMMRATFLLAALAVAYAGAGALAGEQCGRQTGGMLCPSNMYCCSQDGRCGIGKGYCGEGCQSGACSPNRKCGHLAGGATCDANQCCSQYGYCGFGVEFCGEGCQAGACRANRTCGSQAGGRPCPDNLCCSVNGYCGLGLEYCGDGCQSGACSADWQCGGRADDGAACANNYCCSKYGYCGLGDDFCGAGCQSGACSSGAAVQGLELVVNQTAASSGGEAIAH